In a single window of the Olivibacter sp. SDN3 genome:
- a CDS encoding tellurite resistance/C4-dicarboxylate transporter family protein, with the protein MSLLQQRVKVLLPAYFAMVMATGIVSIACLLVGFTWTAAVLFYLNIIFLIGLSTLFFYRIICYRSEVVNDFKSYQKGPGFFTIVAALCIVGNQVMLFYQWLVFATAILILAAILWVIIIYGFFFNITTTDDKKPLKEGINGTWLVIIVSIQALSILINFVSEVFGEQTHIFLFIALCLFLLGCFFYLYIISLIIYRISFFSLNATELGAPYWINMGATAISTLAGSMLILRAQAFNFLDEILPFLKGFTLFFWASGSWWIPLLVLLGIWRHVIKKVPVPTSAKGYDPSYWAMVFPLGMYTVCTFRLSEALHIPFLKTIPDYFVYIGIFAWLAVMIGFIKQMIFVFGGKTEIAN; encoded by the coding sequence ATGAGCCTACTTCAGCAAAGAGTTAAAGTTCTACTTCCTGCTTACTTTGCGATGGTAATGGCTACGGGCATTGTTTCTATAGCCTGCTTATTGGTTGGGTTTACATGGACGGCTGCTGTGCTTTTCTACCTTAATATCATTTTCCTTATCGGCTTATCTACGCTTTTTTTTTACCGGATTATTTGTTATCGGTCTGAAGTAGTGAATGATTTTAAAAGTTACCAGAAAGGCCCGGGTTTCTTCACGATTGTCGCGGCGCTTTGCATTGTGGGAAATCAAGTTATGCTATTCTATCAATGGTTAGTATTTGCCACGGCAATTTTGATTCTGGCAGCTATTCTATGGGTTATCATTATTTATGGTTTTTTTTTCAATATCACAACAACTGATGATAAAAAGCCTTTGAAAGAAGGTATTAACGGGACTTGGTTGGTGATAATTGTCTCTATCCAGGCATTATCGATTTTGATTAATTTTGTTTCTGAGGTTTTCGGAGAGCAGACACATATCTTTTTATTCATTGCTTTGTGTCTTTTCCTTTTGGGGTGCTTTTTTTACCTCTATATTATCTCGCTCATCATTTATCGTATTTCCTTTTTTTCGTTAAATGCGACCGAACTCGGAGCTCCCTATTGGATTAATATGGGCGCAACAGCTATTTCTACCTTGGCAGGTTCTATGCTGATACTACGTGCTCAAGCATTTAATTTTCTAGATGAAATTCTGCCTTTTCTAAAAGGGTTTACGCTTTTCTTTTGGGCGTCGGGCTCTTGGTGGATACCTCTCCTTGTTTTGCTGGGTATCTGGCGTCATGTGATAAAAAAAGTGCCAGTACCCACTTCGGCCAAAGGGTATGACCCAAGCTATTGGGCTATGGTGTTTCCGCTTGGCATGTACACGGTTTGCACTTTCAGATTAAGTGAAGCGCTGCATATTCCTTTTCTGAAAACAATTCCCGATTATTTTGTTTATATCGGAATTTTCGCTTGGCTTGCGGTGATGATCGGATTCATAAAGCAAATGATTTTCGTTTTTGGTGGCAAAACAGAAATTGCAAACTGA
- a CDS encoding MFS transporter: MYRFFNTLNRLALIKASILTVLVVILVLIGSRNLQHFDPALIAYLTGTVFAVFGTAYRYSVWIQRPPTKLYWRRSMRFLFSAHFFPYLFRSLRLFVRNILFQRFIAYRSRTRWAGHFMLASGCLLAFAITIPLTFGWIHFELKPGDDRTYYAMLFGFEAGSFSLGSPLAFMAFHCLVWCSVLVTVGAVIMMKRRFTNGGLIATQTFEDDLLPLILLIAISVTGLGISYDYTFLEGKTYQFMAVTHAITVILFLLWLPFGKFFHIYQRFAQLGANLYKIEGTRRGMALCPHTKKEFASQTHVNDLKKVTNELGFDFNKKDGSSHLDLSPEGKRSALAKAHFQARKESGQFFG, encoded by the coding sequence ATGTACAGATTCTTCAACACTTTGAATCGGTTAGCCTTAATCAAAGCGAGTATATTGACCGTTTTGGTGGTAATATTGGTGCTGATCGGATCTCGGAATCTACAGCATTTTGACCCCGCCTTAATTGCTTATCTAACAGGAACTGTATTCGCCGTTTTCGGAACGGCCTACCGCTATTCGGTTTGGATACAGCGGCCGCCAACCAAACTCTACTGGCGTAGAAGCATGCGGTTTCTCTTTAGTGCACATTTTTTTCCCTACCTTTTTCGCTCTTTACGGCTATTTGTGCGCAATATATTATTTCAACGATTTATTGCTTACCGAAGTAGAACACGTTGGGCAGGGCATTTCATGTTGGCCAGCGGCTGTTTGTTGGCCTTTGCAATCACCATACCCCTCACTTTCGGATGGATTCATTTCGAATTAAAACCCGGAGATGACCGTACCTATTATGCTATGTTATTTGGATTTGAAGCAGGTTCTTTCAGTTTGGGATCTCCTTTAGCCTTTATGGCATTTCATTGTTTAGTGTGGTGTTCTGTTTTAGTAACAGTAGGAGCAGTGATCATGATGAAAAGAAGGTTTACAAATGGTGGATTAATTGCAACGCAGACCTTTGAAGATGATCTGCTGCCGCTTATTTTGTTAATTGCTATTTCTGTAACCGGTTTGGGAATTTCTTATGACTATACCTTTTTGGAAGGTAAAACGTACCAGTTTATGGCCGTTACACACGCTATCACGGTTATTTTGTTTTTACTGTGGTTACCTTTTGGCAAATTTTTTCATATATATCAACGATTTGCCCAATTAGGTGCTAATCTGTATAAGATAGAAGGTACAAGGAGAGGCATGGCGCTCTGTCCACACACAAAAAAGGAATTTGCCTCGCAAACACATGTTAACGATCTTAAAAAAGTAACCAACGAACTTGGTTTTGATTTTAATAAAAAAGATGGCTCCAGTCATTTGGATTTAAGCCCGGAAGGGAAACGGTCTGCATTAGCAAAAGCACACTTTCAAGCGAGGAAAGAATCTGGACAATTCTTTGGTTAA
- a CDS encoding sugar-binding domain-containing protein: protein MKCFLQNAQLWLCLLLLSFNGLAQQSRETVLFNDHWKFHLGEVDQAEDVNHQDTAWRELQLPHDWSVEAPLSPSLASANGYLPGGIGWYRKTFPVSEDKKGRQLYIYFGGIYNNSEVYLNGQLLGKRPNGYVSFSYDLTPYIKYGADNVIAVKVDHRKYNDSRWYTGSGIFRDVVLSYTHPVHIDLWGIGYETKLVKGNSANLAIATKIRNTGTEKATLTVMQEIKERDSEKLIVKKQGKTTVNGGETTELALDVTVPAAKLWSVAEPNLYTLRTTVQLDGKTIDEESTAIGIRTTTFDADKGFALNGEWMKMKGVCIHHDAGVLGAAVPREVWERRLKQLKALGCNAIRMSHNPQATDVYDLCDELGLLVMDEAFDEWRKPKRKWVEGWNVGTPSYDGYAEYFDEWGERDLRDMVLRDKRHPSIVMWSIGNEVDYPNDPYTHPILDSAQIGQKVFGGFQPERPHAEELGEIAKRLVKVVKIHDPSRPVTAALAGVVMSNFTDYPGVVDVAGYNYTEDRYEQDHKAYPERIIYGSENRHDIAAWEAVRDNEYIFGQFLWTGIDYLGESGRWPSRGFYSGLMDLGGFVKPRGYFRQSLWASAPMAYIGTYPLDGDRKSLSMDAWPVWNYREGDSIRVVCYTNCSQAQLLLNGRAIGEVKAYDDASGIISWDIPYQAGKLEVIGLEGGQERARYTIHTSGRPFQLKASVDKTVFDKEKRDVAHITVEIMDENGLPVTLADDNIHCRMVGPAKLLGMEASNNTDMGDYRDNQQRAYRGRLLAYVQPTGEQGEVQIEFSSPWLKPVTVKLEVK, encoded by the coding sequence ATGAAATGTTTTTTGCAAAATGCACAGCTATGGTTATGCTTGCTGCTATTATCGTTTAACGGCTTGGCCCAACAATCGAGGGAAACGGTGCTTTTCAATGATCATTGGAAATTTCATTTGGGTGAGGTTGATCAAGCCGAAGACGTGAATCACCAGGATACAGCTTGGCGTGAATTGCAGTTACCACATGATTGGTCTGTAGAAGCCCCACTCAGTCCTTCTCTCGCTAGCGCCAACGGATATCTACCAGGGGGAATAGGATGGTACCGAAAGACTTTTCCCGTTTCAGAAGACAAGAAAGGTAGACAGCTATACATTTACTTCGGAGGGATATATAATAATAGCGAGGTCTATTTGAATGGTCAACTTTTAGGGAAACGCCCCAATGGTTATGTGTCGTTTAGCTACGATCTTACCCCGTACATCAAATACGGTGCTGATAATGTGATAGCGGTTAAGGTTGATCATCGTAAGTACAACGACTCCAGATGGTATACGGGGTCGGGTATTTTCCGGGATGTTGTACTAAGTTATACCCATCCGGTACATATCGATCTATGGGGAATAGGTTATGAAACAAAACTTGTGAAGGGTAACAGCGCGAATCTGGCGATCGCCACAAAAATACGGAACACCGGTACTGAAAAAGCGACGCTTACAGTTATGCAGGAAATAAAAGAAAGGGATAGCGAAAAACTAATCGTAAAGAAACAGGGGAAAACTACCGTGAACGGAGGGGAAACAACCGAATTAGCATTGGATGTGACTGTTCCCGCAGCGAAATTGTGGTCTGTAGCCGAACCAAACCTGTATACCTTGCGAACGACCGTACAGTTAGATGGGAAAACGATTGATGAGGAATCTACAGCAATAGGTATTCGCACGACCACCTTTGACGCCGATAAAGGTTTTGCCTTAAATGGCGAATGGATGAAAATGAAGGGCGTGTGCATACACCATGACGCGGGTGTACTGGGTGCGGCAGTACCGCGTGAAGTATGGGAGAGACGTTTAAAACAGCTTAAAGCGCTGGGATGCAATGCTATTCGTATGAGCCATAACCCGCAGGCAACGGATGTATATGATCTATGCGATGAGCTGGGTTTATTGGTGATGGACGAAGCCTTCGATGAGTGGCGGAAACCGAAACGCAAATGGGTGGAGGGATGGAACGTGGGGACACCCAGTTATGATGGTTATGCGGAATACTTCGATGAATGGGGGGAACGGGATTTACGTGATATGGTGTTACGGGATAAACGTCATCCTTCCATTGTTATGTGGAGCATAGGGAATGAAGTAGACTATCCCAATGATCCTTATACGCATCCCATTTTGGATAGTGCCCAAATTGGGCAGAAAGTATTCGGTGGTTTCCAGCCGGAAAGACCGCATGCAGAGGAGCTTGGGGAAATCGCCAAACGCTTGGTAAAAGTGGTTAAAATACATGATCCTTCCAGACCGGTAACAGCGGCATTGGCAGGAGTAGTGATGTCTAATTTTACGGATTACCCGGGAGTTGTGGATGTGGCCGGATACAATTATACGGAAGACCGTTATGAACAAGATCACAAGGCCTACCCCGAGCGGATTATTTATGGCAGTGAAAATAGGCATGACATAGCTGCATGGGAAGCCGTGCGTGACAACGAATATATCTTTGGACAATTTCTTTGGACGGGGATTGACTACTTGGGAGAGTCTGGTAGATGGCCTTCACGTGGCTTTTATTCGGGGCTTATGGATCTGGGCGGTTTCGTGAAACCCCGTGGTTATTTTCGGCAGTCGTTGTGGGCGTCAGCGCCCATGGCCTATATCGGGACGTACCCCTTGGACGGTGATCGCAAAAGCCTTTCAATGGATGCTTGGCCAGTATGGAATTACAGAGAGGGAGATAGTATCCGTGTGGTGTGTTACACCAATTGCTCACAGGCTCAATTGCTTTTGAATGGAAGAGCAATAGGCGAAGTGAAAGCATACGACGATGCTTCGGGGATTATTTCCTGGGATATTCCCTATCAAGCTGGTAAACTGGAAGTTATAGGGCTTGAAGGAGGCCAAGAAAGGGCTCGTTATACCATCCATACTTCAGGTAGACCTTTTCAATTGAAAGCAAGTGTGGATAAAACGGTCTTTGATAAGGAGAAGCGGGATGTCGCTCATATTACGGTTGAAATAATGGACGAGAATGGGCTGCCGGTTACGCTTGCCGATGACAATATTCATTGCCGTATGGTAGGTCCGGCAAAATTATTGGGAATGGAAGCCAGTAACAACACCGATATGGGTGATTACCGAGATAATCAGCAAAGAGCTTATCGCGGGCGACTGCTAGCCTATGTGCAACCCACAGGGGAGCAAGGCGAGGTTCAGATCGAATTTTCTAGTCCATGGCTGAAACCCGTTACGGTTAAGTTGGAGGTGAAGTGA
- a CDS encoding ubiquinol-cytochrome c reductase iron-sulfur subunit, with amino-acid sequence MSAREANDNLEKIPNWKSDFPIESDNATHVGRREFAKFLALFSGALALTNGVIVVRSLLFPTKPLVGEHFVCNETEVPIGKMFQFEIKGSKVIPYILIHLAENEWRAFEQKCTHLTCAVRYREDLQKIECPCHHGFFSADTGEVLQGPPPRRLPQLEVVAKEGKIYVKQREQVNG; translated from the coding sequence ATGTCCGCTAGGGAAGCTAACGATAATTTGGAAAAAATACCGAACTGGAAAAGTGATTTTCCTATTGAATCAGATAATGCAACGCATGTAGGCCGGAGGGAGTTCGCTAAATTTTTGGCGCTATTCTCTGGTGCTTTGGCACTCACCAATGGTGTAATTGTTGTCAGATCGCTTTTGTTTCCGACTAAACCCTTGGTTGGCGAGCACTTTGTATGTAATGAAACGGAGGTGCCTATCGGGAAAATGTTCCAGTTCGAAATTAAAGGGAGCAAAGTTATTCCCTATATTCTCATTCATCTAGCGGAAAACGAATGGCGCGCCTTTGAGCAAAAGTGTACTCATTTGACTTGTGCAGTAAGGTATAGGGAGGATTTACAAAAGATTGAATGTCCATGCCATCATGGCTTCTTTAGCGCTGATACCGGAGAGGTGCTACAAGGACCACCACCACGACGTCTCCCGCAGCTTGAAGTGGTAGCAAAGGAAGGGAAAATATATGTTAAACAACGTGAACAAGTAAATGGTTGA
- a CDS encoding 4Fe-4S dicluster domain-containing protein, with translation MPETNYNQEMAFFVDMQRCIGCHACEMACAECETNGQESMIHVNYVERAVSVQTTVQVCMHCENPACANVCPADAIHQDDFGVVHTANTSRCIGCSNCVLACPFGVPKKMEEAELMMKCNMCYDRTSAGKKPMCATVCPSQALYYGTKEEIERMRPNSVPVNSFVFGNQEVNTKVNIMMPKGTHQLIVD, from the coding sequence ATGCCAGAAACTAATTACAACCAGGAAATGGCCTTTTTTGTAGATATGCAACGCTGTATTGGGTGCCACGCCTGCGAAATGGCCTGTGCAGAGTGCGAGACAAATGGTCAGGAAAGTATGATACATGTCAACTACGTTGAGCGGGCTGTGAGTGTACAAACCACTGTACAGGTATGCATGCATTGTGAAAACCCTGCGTGTGCCAACGTATGTCCAGCAGATGCCATTCATCAAGATGATTTTGGTGTGGTGCATACAGCCAATACTTCTAGGTGTATAGGTTGTTCTAATTGTGTATTAGCCTGCCCTTTTGGAGTACCTAAAAAAATGGAAGAGGCTGAGTTGATGATGAAGTGTAATATGTGTTATGACAGAACTAGCGCAGGTAAAAAGCCAATGTGTGCGACGGTTTGCCCCAGCCAGGCCTTATATTACGGTACTAAAGAGGAAATTGAGCGGATGCGACCAAATAGTGTTCCTGTAAATTCCTTCGTTTTTGGCAATCAAGAGGTCAATACGAAAGTAAATATTATGATGCCTAAAGGCACCCATCAATTAATCGTGGATTAA
- a CDS encoding molybdopterin oxidoreductase family protein has protein sequence MAKLPIAADQIIEKYGPHKAYAPQAGFYGAHEPDKLVKTHCCYCGMQCGIQLKVKDNKVAGFEPWMEFPFNEGRLCPKGVERYLQNNHPDRLLNSLQRVEGKGFEAVSWERAMDKTINEINRIQREYGRDAFAMLSGVSLTNEKSYMIGKFARVALKTANLDYNGRLCMVSAGGGNKKAFGLDRSSNSWADLAYAEIIIVAGANISETFPTLTHYIWRARDNGAKLIVVDPRVIPLARTADLHLPIRPGGDSALFGAMLKILVDNDWLDHDFIENHTSGFQETIDAVKDYDLDWAEEHTGISKDKILEAATLWGKAKTSFLLHARGVEHHTKGVDNVLSCINLVLATGRIGKPYCGYGTITGQGNGQGGREHGHKCDQLPGNRDITNPEHRKYIAEVWGIEEKEMPGKGLTAYEQIEAIHRGEIKGMISICFNPLVSLPNNNFVRQALEKLEFYICIDSFLSETARHADIIMAGSLHEEEEGTVTTAEGRVVKINAAVSPPENARRDGEILMEIASRLGAGDKFNFANSEAIFNELRLASKGGTADYYGITYQKIVDNMGVFWPCPSLDHPGTPRLWEDRKFKTPDGKAHFNPVTYRPAAEVTDSAYPVVLTTGRVVSQYLSGTSTRRIGKLVDQYPEPLLEIHPKLAFQYGIKNRDLIKVKTRRGEAEFPAQVVETIREDTVFIPYHWGGKHAANQLTIGSLDPISKIPEFKVCACQLIPTGKMVSEDATEAAYQSQL, from the coding sequence ATGGCAAAACTTCCAATAGCTGCTGATCAAATCATTGAAAAATATGGCCCCCATAAGGCTTATGCGCCGCAAGCAGGTTTCTACGGAGCTCATGAACCAGATAAGTTAGTCAAAACCCATTGTTGTTATTGCGGTATGCAATGTGGGATTCAGCTGAAGGTAAAGGACAATAAAGTTGCAGGTTTTGAACCTTGGATGGAATTCCCTTTTAATGAAGGTCGACTTTGTCCGAAGGGCGTGGAACGTTATCTGCAAAACAATCATCCTGATCGGCTTTTGAATTCTCTACAGCGTGTAGAAGGTAAAGGCTTTGAGGCGGTTTCTTGGGAACGGGCAATGGATAAAACCATTAACGAGATTAATAGAATTCAGCGCGAATACGGTAGAGACGCTTTTGCGATGTTAAGTGGCGTATCACTTACCAATGAGAAGAGTTATATGATCGGGAAATTTGCTCGCGTAGCATTAAAAACAGCCAATCTTGATTATAATGGAAGGTTGTGCATGGTGAGTGCAGGAGGAGGTAATAAAAAAGCTTTCGGGCTGGATAGATCCTCCAATAGTTGGGCCGATCTCGCGTACGCCGAAATTATTATTGTTGCAGGAGCTAATATAAGTGAAACATTCCCTACACTGACACACTATATCTGGCGAGCAAGAGATAACGGCGCTAAATTAATCGTGGTAGACCCACGTGTCATTCCTTTGGCGCGCACAGCCGATCTGCATTTACCCATTCGGCCTGGAGGGGATTCGGCGCTTTTCGGAGCAATGCTGAAAATCCTTGTTGACAATGATTGGTTAGATCACGATTTTATTGAAAACCATACTTCAGGCTTTCAGGAAACAATCGATGCGGTAAAAGATTACGATCTCGATTGGGCCGAGGAACATACGGGAATATCGAAAGACAAAATATTAGAAGCGGCTACCTTGTGGGGAAAAGCTAAAACAAGTTTTCTGCTACACGCGAGAGGTGTTGAGCATCATACCAAAGGTGTAGACAATGTATTAAGCTGTATCAATTTAGTGCTTGCAACTGGGCGCATAGGAAAACCGTATTGCGGATACGGTACCATCACCGGCCAGGGTAACGGCCAAGGTGGCAGAGAGCACGGCCATAAATGCGACCAGTTGCCCGGGAATCGCGATATTACCAATCCAGAGCATCGTAAATATATAGCGGAGGTCTGGGGGATCGAAGAAAAAGAGATGCCAGGAAAGGGCTTAACAGCCTATGAGCAGATTGAGGCCATTCATAGAGGGGAGATAAAAGGCATGATTTCCATTTGCTTTAATCCGCTGGTATCACTACCTAACAATAACTTTGTTCGCCAGGCGCTTGAAAAACTGGAATTTTATATATGTATAGATTCGTTTCTCAGCGAAACGGCGCGCCATGCTGATATTATTATGGCCGGGTCTTTACATGAGGAGGAAGAAGGGACTGTGACAACCGCAGAAGGACGGGTAGTGAAGATAAATGCGGCAGTTTCTCCTCCCGAGAATGCACGAAGAGATGGTGAGATTTTAATGGAGATAGCCAGCAGACTTGGAGCTGGAGATAAATTTAATTTTGCCAATAGTGAAGCGATTTTCAATGAGCTGAGACTTGCCTCAAAGGGAGGGACTGCCGACTACTACGGCATTACCTATCAAAAAATAGTAGACAACATGGGGGTATTTTGGCCTTGCCCGTCACTGGATCACCCTGGAACACCACGACTTTGGGAAGATAGAAAATTTAAAACACCTGACGGGAAAGCTCACTTTAACCCGGTTACTTATAGACCGGCAGCTGAAGTTACTGATAGCGCATATCCAGTGGTATTAACAACCGGTAGGGTGGTTTCGCAATACCTTAGCGGAACATCCACTAGGAGGATAGGCAAGCTTGTAGACCAATATCCCGAACCATTGCTGGAGATACATCCAAAACTGGCTTTCCAATACGGTATTAAAAATCGGGATTTGATTAAAGTTAAAACAAGGAGGGGGGAGGCGGAGTTTCCGGCACAGGTGGTAGAAACGATTCGGGAGGATACGGTTTTCATTCCTTATCATTGGGGTGGAAAACATGCTGCCAATCAATTAACCATTGGAAGTCTGGATCCAATATCCAAGATTCCAGAATTTAAAGTATGTGCTTGTCAGCTGATCCCTACAGGGAAGATGGTTTCGGAAGATGCTACTGAGGCTGCCTATCAAAGCCAATTGTAA